A region from the Microcebus murinus isolate Inina chromosome 3, M.murinus_Inina_mat1.0, whole genome shotgun sequence genome encodes:
- the GCC2 gene encoding GRIP and coiled-coil domain-containing protein 2 isoform X1, which produces MEMRGAGPSRRARPLTCSRDDVRGGCRHLSYRDGGGAAGARDRSGCEAMEDPVQDGVASPATPGPGKSKLETLPKEDLIKFAKKQMMLIQKAKSRCTELEKEIEELKSKSVAGGTDDITKALTDRLDAILLEKAETEQQCLSLKKENIKMKQEVEDSITKMEDMQKEFEQSHGNYVKEIENLKNELMTVHSKHNEDKASLQKELEEALNKQFELSEQLKFQSDSKGDLKKLQEEIQKIRPAFEEEILYLQKQLEATTDEKKQTITHLQNVIEANSQHYQKDINSLQEELSQLKATHQEEVKELMCQIEASAKEHEAEINKLNQIKENLVKQCEASEKNIQEKYECELENLRKATSNENQDSQMCSMLLQEDTSVEQVVSEKVKHLEDALKELESQHSILKDEVTYMNNLKLKLEMDAQHIKDEFFHEREDLEFKINELLLAKEEQSCIIEKLKSELEDLNKQFCCTVEQHNKEVQSLKEQHQKEISELNETFLSGSEKEKLTLMFEIQGLKEQCENLQQEKQEAILNYESLREIMEILQTELGESAGKISQELESMKQQQASDVHELQQKLRTAFTEKDALLETVNRLQRENEKLLSQQELVPEFENTIKNLREKNEVYLLSLSQRDNMLQELEAKVSSLTEEKDDFLNKLKNSHEEMNNLCKKREGEERLVIELKEKVEQTAQYNNKLEQKVNELTEGLEETLKEKDQSDQKLEKLMVQMKTLSEDQEALSSEVKSLYEENNRLSSEKNQLNRDLEVLLSQKEGDVILKEHIIELEKKLQLTVEKRDNLNKLFENEQVQKLFVKTQLYGFLKQMGSKVSEETEEQDVVNVLHAVGESLAKINEEKHNLVFQYDKRVSELEKEIKCLQEESVVHCEELRSLLRDHEQEKVLLRKELEEIQSEKEALQFDLLEMKNANEKTRLENRNLLIQVEEVSQTLCSKNEIHNEEEKCFKKEHENLKPLLEQKESELQDLRAELRSLKDSLGKSPSVESDQLSSVKELEEKIGNLEKECKEKEEKINKIKLVAVKAKKELDSSRKEVQTVREELESVRSEKDQLSASMRELIQGAESYKNLLLEYDKQSEQLDVEKERANSFEHHIEDLTRQLRNLTFQCEKLNSDNEDLLARIETLQSNAKLLEVQILEVQKAKAVVDKELDAEKLQKEQKIKEHASTVNELEELQVQLQKEKKQLQKTMQELELVKKDAQQTTLMNMEIADYERLVKELNQKLANKNSKIEDLEQEIKIQKQKQETLQEEITSLQSSVQQYEEKNTKIKQLLVKTKKELADSKQAETDHLILQASLKGELEASQQQVELYKIQLAEITSEKHKIHEHLKTSVEQHQRTVSAYQQRLTALQEESRAAKAEQATITSEFESYKVRVHNVLKQQKNKSVTQAETEGAKQEREHLEMLIDQLKIKLQDSQNNLQINVCELQTLQSEHDTLLERHNKMLQETVSKEAELREKLCSIQSENMMVKSEHAQTVSQLTSQNEALRNSFRDQVRHLQEEHRKTVETLQQQLSKVEAQLFQLKNEPPTRSPASSHQPLKNLRDRRNADLPLFDMHTVTREEGEGMETTDTESVSSTSTHTQSLEQLLNSPETKLEPPLWHAEFTKEELVQKLSSTSKSADHLNSLLRETEATNAILMEQIKLLKSEIRRLERNQEREKSVANLEYLKNVLLQFIFLKPGSERERLLPVIDTMLQLSPEEKGKLAAIAQGEEENASRSSGWASYLHSWSGLR; this is translated from the exons ATGGAGATGCGGGGGGCGGGGCCGTCCCGGAGAGCGCGACCTTTGACCTGCAGTCGAGACGACGTCAGAGGTGGGTGCAGACACCTGAGCTACCGCGACGGCGGCGGAGCTGCGGGGGCGCGGGACCGCAGCGGCTGCGAGGCGATGGAG GACCCTGTTCAAGATGGGGTGGCTTCACCAGCCACCCCTGGGCCCGGGAAATCTAAG CTGGAAACACTGCCCAAGGAAGATCTAATCAAGTTTGCCAAGAAGCAGATGATGCTAATACAGAAAGCTAAATCAAGGTGTACAG aattagagaaagaaattgaagaactCAAATCAAAATCTGTTGCTGGAGGAACTGACGATATTACTAAG GCATTGACTGACCGTCTAGATGCTATTCTTCTGGAAAAAGCAGAGACTGAGCAGCAATGTCTTTCtctgaagaaggaaaatattaaaatgaagcaAGAAGTTGAG GATTCTATAACTAAGATGGAAGATATGCAAAAGGAGTTTGAACAATCTCATGGaaactatgtgaaagaaattgaaaatttgaaaaatgaattaatgacaGTACATTCCAAACACAATGAAGATAAAGCTAGCTTACAAAAGGAACTGGaagaagcactcaataaacaatTTGAGCTTTCAGAACAACTGAAATTTCAGAGTGACTCTAAAGGTGATCTTAAAAAACTACAAGAAGAGATTCAGAAAATTAGGCCAGCCTTTGAAGAGGAAATTTTATATCTACAAAAGCAATTAGAAGCTACCACTGATGAAAAGAAGCAAACAATTACTCATCTCCAAAATGTCATTGAGGCTAATTCTCAGCATTATCagaaagatattaatagtttACAGGAAGAGCTTTCCCAGTTGAAAGCTACGCACCAAGAAGAGGTGAAAGAATTGATGTGCCAAATTGAAGCATCAGCTAAAGAAcatgaagcagaaataaacaaattaaaccaGATAAAAGAGAATTTAGTAAAACAGTGTGAGGCAAGTGAGAAGAACATCCAGGAGAAATATGAATGTGAATTAGAAAACTTAAGGAAAGCCACCTCAAATGAAAACCAAGACAGTCAGATGTGTTCTATGCTTTTACAAGAAGATACTTCTGTAGAACAAGTAGTAAGTGAAAAAGTCAAACACCTAGAAGATGCTTTGAAAGAACTGGAATCGCAACATAGTATCTTAAAAGATGAGGTAACTTATATGAATAATCTTAAATTAAAACTTGAAATGGATGCTCAACATATAAAGGATGAGTTTTTTCACGAACGGGAAGACCTGGAgtttaaaattaatgaactatTACTAGCTAAAGAAGAACAGAGCtgtataattgaaaaattaaaatctgagttagaagatttaaataaacaattttgcTGTACTGTAGAACAGCATAACAAAGAAGTACAGAGTCTTAAGGAACAACATCAAAAAGAAATATCAGAACTAAATGAGACATTTTTGTCaggttcagaaaaagaaaagttaacgTTAATGTTTGAAATACAGGGTCTGAAGGAACAATGTGAAAACCTACAACAAGAAAAGCAAGAAGCAATTCTAAATTATGAGAGTTTGAGAGAGATTATGGAAATTTTACAGACAGAACTAGGGGAATCTGCTGGAAAAATAAGTCAAGAGTTGGAATCAATGAAGCAACAGCAAGCCTCTGATGTTCATGAGCTTCAGCAGAAGCTCAGAACTGCTTTTACTGAAAAAGATGCTCTTCTTGAAACTGTGAATCGTCtccagagagaaaatgaaaagttattaTCTCAACAAGAATTAGTACCAGAATTTGAAAATACTATAAAGAACCTTcgagaaaagaatgaagtatacTTACTTAGTCTCAGTCAAAGAGACAACATGTTACAAGAATTAGAAGCAAAAGTAAGTTCTCTTACTGAGGAAAAAGatgatttcttaaataaactaaaaaattctcatgaagaaatgaataatCTCTGTAAAAAACGTGAAGGGGAAGAAAGGTTAGTTATAGAACTTAAGGAGAAAGTGGAACAAACTGCCCAGTACAACAATAAACTAGAACAAAAGGTAAATGAATTAACAGAAGGACTAGAAGagactttaaaagaaaaggatCAAAGTGaccaaaaactagaaaaacttATGGTTCAAATGAAAACTCTTTCTGAAGACCAAGAAGCATTGTCATCTGAAGTGAAATCTCtttatgaggaaaataatagATTAAGTTCAGAGAAGAACCAGTTGAATAGGGATTTGGAAGttcttctgtctcaaaaagaaggaGATGTTATCCTTAAAGAACATATTATTGAATTAGAAAAGAAACTTCAGTTAACTGTTGAAAAGCGAGATAATTTAAACAAACTGTTTGAAAATGAGCAAGTTCAGAAgttatttgtcaaaactcagttgTATGGTTTTCTTAAACAAATGGGGTCAAAAGTTTCAGAAGAAACTGAAGAACAAGATGTTGTAAATGTCCTACATGCTGTAGGTGAatctttagcaaaaataaatgaggaaaaacacAATTTAGTTTTTCAATATGACAAAAGGGTATCTGAGTTAGAAAAAGAGATTAAGTGCCTTCAAGAAGAGAGTGTAGTTCATTGTGAAGAACTTAGGTCTTTACTAAGAGACCATGAGCAAGAAAAAGTTCTCTTAAGAAAAGAGTTAGAAGAAATCCAATCAGAAAAAGAGGCCCTACAGTTTGAccttctagaaatgaagaatgctaATGAAAAAACAAGGCTTGAAAATCGGAATCTTTTAATTCAAGTTGAAGAAGTATCTCAAACGTTATGTAGTAAAAATGAAATccataatgaagaagaaaaatgttttaaaaaggaacatgAAAACCTAAAGCCATTACTAGAACAAAAAGAATCTGAGTTGCAAGATTTGAGAGCAGAGTTGAGATCTTTAAAG GATTCCTTAGGGAAATCACCTTCTGTAGAAAGTGATCAACTGTCTTCAGTAAAAGAGCTGGAAGAAAAAATAG gaaatctggaaaaagaatgcaaagagaaggaggagaaaataaataagataaaattagtTGCCGTGAAGGCAAAGAAAGAACTAGATTCCAGCAGAAAGGAG GTCCAGACTGTACGGGAAGAACTTGAATCTGTTCGGTCAGAAAAGGACCAGTTGTCTGCTTCTATGAGAGAGCTCATTCAAGGAGCAGAAAGCTATAag AATCTTTTACTAGAATATGATAAGCAGTCGGAGCAGTTGGATGTGGAAAAAGAACGTGCTAATAGTTTTGAGCATCACATTGAAGACCTTACAAGACAATTAAGAAATTTGACTTTTCAG TGTGAAAAATTAAATTCTGATAATGAAGATCTCCTGGCTCGTATTGAAACATTACAGTCTAATGCCAAGTTATTAGAAGTACAGATTTTAGAAGTCCAGAAAGCCAAAGCAGTGGTAGACAAGGAATTGGACGCTGAGAAACTTCAGAAAGAGCAGAAGATAAAG gaacaTGCCAGTACTGTGAATGAACTTGAAGAACTTCAGGTACaacttcaaaaggaaaagaaacaacttCAGAAAACCATGCAAGAATTAGAGCTggttaaaaag GATGCCCAACAAACCACATTGATGAATATGGAAATAGCTGATTATGAACGTTTGGTGAAAGAACTGAATCAAAAGTTAGCTAATAAAAACAGCAAGATAGAAGATTTggagcaagaaataaaaattcaaaaacagaaacaagaaaccctacaagaagaaataa CTTCACTACAGTCTTCAGTGCaacaatatgaagaaaaaaacaccaaaatcaaGCAATTGCTtgtgaaaaccaaaaaagaactgGCAGATTCAAAACAAGCA GAGACTGATCACTTAATACTTCAAGCATCTTTAAAGGGTGAGCTGGAGGCAAGCCAGCAGCAAGTGGAACTCTATAAA ATTCAGCTGGCTGAAATAACGTCTGAGAAACACAAAATCCACGAGCACCTGAAGACCTCTGTGGAGCAGCATCAGCGCACGGTGAGCGCATACCAGCAGAGGCTGACAGCACTGCAGGAAGAGAGCCGCGCTGCCAAG GCGGAACAAGCTACTATAACCTCTGAATTTGAGAGCTACAAAGTCCGAGTTCATAATGttctaaaacaacagaaaaataaatccgTGACTCAGGCTGAAACTGAAGGAGCCAAACAAGAAAG GGAACATCTGGAAATGCTGATTGACCAACTCAAAATCAAATTACAAGATAGCCAAAATAACTTACAGATTAATGTATGTGAACTTCAGACATTACAGTCTGAACATGATACCCTGCTAGAAAGGCACAACAAGATGCTGCAGGAAACCGTGTCGAAAGAGGCGGAACTCCGGGAAAA GTTATGTTCAATACAATCAGAGAACATGATGGTGAAGTCTGAACATGCACAGACTGTGAGTCAACTAACGTCCCAAAATGAGGCCCTTCGAAACAGTTTCCGAGACCAAGTGCGGCATCTACAGGAAGAGCACAGAAAGACAGTGGAGACTTTACAGCAGCAGCTGTCCAAGGTGGAGGCACAGCTCTTCCAGCTGAAGAATGAACCTCCCACAAGAA GCCCAGCTTCTTCCCACCAACCTTTGAAGAACCTTCGAGACAGAAGAAATGCAGACCTCCCACTTTTTGACATGCACACCGTGACCCGGGAAGAGGGGGAAGGGATGGAGACAACTGACACGGAGTCTGTGTCTTccaccagcacacacacacagtctttaGAGCAGCTCCTTAACTCTCCTGAAACTAAACTTG
- the GCC2 gene encoding GRIP and coiled-coil domain-containing protein 2 isoform X2 — MMLIQKAKSRCTELEKEIEELKSKSVAGGTDDITKALTDRLDAILLEKAETEQQCLSLKKENIKMKQEVEDSITKMEDMQKEFEQSHGNYVKEIENLKNELMTVHSKHNEDKASLQKELEEALNKQFELSEQLKFQSDSKGDLKKLQEEIQKIRPAFEEEILYLQKQLEATTDEKKQTITHLQNVIEANSQHYQKDINSLQEELSQLKATHQEEVKELMCQIEASAKEHEAEINKLNQIKENLVKQCEASEKNIQEKYECELENLRKATSNENQDSQMCSMLLQEDTSVEQVVSEKVKHLEDALKELESQHSILKDEVTYMNNLKLKLEMDAQHIKDEFFHEREDLEFKINELLLAKEEQSCIIEKLKSELEDLNKQFCCTVEQHNKEVQSLKEQHQKEISELNETFLSGSEKEKLTLMFEIQGLKEQCENLQQEKQEAILNYESLREIMEILQTELGESAGKISQELESMKQQQASDVHELQQKLRTAFTEKDALLETVNRLQRENEKLLSQQELVPEFENTIKNLREKNEVYLLSLSQRDNMLQELEAKVSSLTEEKDDFLNKLKNSHEEMNNLCKKREGEERLVIELKEKVEQTAQYNNKLEQKVNELTEGLEETLKEKDQSDQKLEKLMVQMKTLSEDQEALSSEVKSLYEENNRLSSEKNQLNRDLEVLLSQKEGDVILKEHIIELEKKLQLTVEKRDNLNKLFENEQVQKLFVKTQLYGFLKQMGSKVSEETEEQDVVNVLHAVGESLAKINEEKHNLVFQYDKRVSELEKEIKCLQEESVVHCEELRSLLRDHEQEKVLLRKELEEIQSEKEALQFDLLEMKNANEKTRLENRNLLIQVEEVSQTLCSKNEIHNEEEKCFKKEHENLKPLLEQKESELQDLRAELRSLKDSLGKSPSVESDQLSSVKELEEKIGNLEKECKEKEEKINKIKLVAVKAKKELDSSRKEVQTVREELESVRSEKDQLSASMRELIQGAESYKNLLLEYDKQSEQLDVEKERANSFEHHIEDLTRQLRNLTFQCEKLNSDNEDLLARIETLQSNAKLLEVQILEVQKAKAVVDKELDAEKLQKEQKIKEHASTVNELEELQVQLQKEKKQLQKTMQELELVKKDAQQTTLMNMEIADYERLVKELNQKLANKNSKIEDLEQEIKIQKQKQETLQEEITSLQSSVQQYEEKNTKIKQLLVKTKKELADSKQAETDHLILQASLKGELEASQQQVELYKIQLAEITSEKHKIHEHLKTSVEQHQRTVSAYQQRLTALQEESRAAKAEQATITSEFESYKVRVHNVLKQQKNKSVTQAETEGAKQEREHLEMLIDQLKIKLQDSQNNLQINVCELQTLQSEHDTLLERHNKMLQETVSKEAELREKLCSIQSENMMVKSEHAQTVSQLTSQNEALRNSFRDQVRHLQEEHRKTVETLQQQLSKVEAQLFQLKNEPPTRSPASSHQPLKNLRDRRNADLPLFDMHTVTREEGEGMETTDTESVSSTSTHTQSLEQLLNSPETKLEPPLWHAEFTKEELVQKLSSTSKSADHLNSLLRETEATNAILMEQIKLLKSEIRRLERNQEREKSVANLEYLKNVLLQFIFLKPGSERERLLPVIDTMLQLSPEEKGKLAAIAQGEEENASRSSGWASYLHSWSGLR; from the exons ATGATGCTAATACAGAAAGCTAAATCAAGGTGTACAG aattagagaaagaaattgaagaactCAAATCAAAATCTGTTGCTGGAGGAACTGACGATATTACTAAG GCATTGACTGACCGTCTAGATGCTATTCTTCTGGAAAAAGCAGAGACTGAGCAGCAATGTCTTTCtctgaagaaggaaaatattaaaatgaagcaAGAAGTTGAG GATTCTATAACTAAGATGGAAGATATGCAAAAGGAGTTTGAACAATCTCATGGaaactatgtgaaagaaattgaaaatttgaaaaatgaattaatgacaGTACATTCCAAACACAATGAAGATAAAGCTAGCTTACAAAAGGAACTGGaagaagcactcaataaacaatTTGAGCTTTCAGAACAACTGAAATTTCAGAGTGACTCTAAAGGTGATCTTAAAAAACTACAAGAAGAGATTCAGAAAATTAGGCCAGCCTTTGAAGAGGAAATTTTATATCTACAAAAGCAATTAGAAGCTACCACTGATGAAAAGAAGCAAACAATTACTCATCTCCAAAATGTCATTGAGGCTAATTCTCAGCATTATCagaaagatattaatagtttACAGGAAGAGCTTTCCCAGTTGAAAGCTACGCACCAAGAAGAGGTGAAAGAATTGATGTGCCAAATTGAAGCATCAGCTAAAGAAcatgaagcagaaataaacaaattaaaccaGATAAAAGAGAATTTAGTAAAACAGTGTGAGGCAAGTGAGAAGAACATCCAGGAGAAATATGAATGTGAATTAGAAAACTTAAGGAAAGCCACCTCAAATGAAAACCAAGACAGTCAGATGTGTTCTATGCTTTTACAAGAAGATACTTCTGTAGAACAAGTAGTAAGTGAAAAAGTCAAACACCTAGAAGATGCTTTGAAAGAACTGGAATCGCAACATAGTATCTTAAAAGATGAGGTAACTTATATGAATAATCTTAAATTAAAACTTGAAATGGATGCTCAACATATAAAGGATGAGTTTTTTCACGAACGGGAAGACCTGGAgtttaaaattaatgaactatTACTAGCTAAAGAAGAACAGAGCtgtataattgaaaaattaaaatctgagttagaagatttaaataaacaattttgcTGTACTGTAGAACAGCATAACAAAGAAGTACAGAGTCTTAAGGAACAACATCAAAAAGAAATATCAGAACTAAATGAGACATTTTTGTCaggttcagaaaaagaaaagttaacgTTAATGTTTGAAATACAGGGTCTGAAGGAACAATGTGAAAACCTACAACAAGAAAAGCAAGAAGCAATTCTAAATTATGAGAGTTTGAGAGAGATTATGGAAATTTTACAGACAGAACTAGGGGAATCTGCTGGAAAAATAAGTCAAGAGTTGGAATCAATGAAGCAACAGCAAGCCTCTGATGTTCATGAGCTTCAGCAGAAGCTCAGAACTGCTTTTACTGAAAAAGATGCTCTTCTTGAAACTGTGAATCGTCtccagagagaaaatgaaaagttattaTCTCAACAAGAATTAGTACCAGAATTTGAAAATACTATAAAGAACCTTcgagaaaagaatgaagtatacTTACTTAGTCTCAGTCAAAGAGACAACATGTTACAAGAATTAGAAGCAAAAGTAAGTTCTCTTACTGAGGAAAAAGatgatttcttaaataaactaaaaaattctcatgaagaaatgaataatCTCTGTAAAAAACGTGAAGGGGAAGAAAGGTTAGTTATAGAACTTAAGGAGAAAGTGGAACAAACTGCCCAGTACAACAATAAACTAGAACAAAAGGTAAATGAATTAACAGAAGGACTAGAAGagactttaaaagaaaaggatCAAAGTGaccaaaaactagaaaaacttATGGTTCAAATGAAAACTCTTTCTGAAGACCAAGAAGCATTGTCATCTGAAGTGAAATCTCtttatgaggaaaataatagATTAAGTTCAGAGAAGAACCAGTTGAATAGGGATTTGGAAGttcttctgtctcaaaaagaaggaGATGTTATCCTTAAAGAACATATTATTGAATTAGAAAAGAAACTTCAGTTAACTGTTGAAAAGCGAGATAATTTAAACAAACTGTTTGAAAATGAGCAAGTTCAGAAgttatttgtcaaaactcagttgTATGGTTTTCTTAAACAAATGGGGTCAAAAGTTTCAGAAGAAACTGAAGAACAAGATGTTGTAAATGTCCTACATGCTGTAGGTGAatctttagcaaaaataaatgaggaaaaacacAATTTAGTTTTTCAATATGACAAAAGGGTATCTGAGTTAGAAAAAGAGATTAAGTGCCTTCAAGAAGAGAGTGTAGTTCATTGTGAAGAACTTAGGTCTTTACTAAGAGACCATGAGCAAGAAAAAGTTCTCTTAAGAAAAGAGTTAGAAGAAATCCAATCAGAAAAAGAGGCCCTACAGTTTGAccttctagaaatgaagaatgctaATGAAAAAACAAGGCTTGAAAATCGGAATCTTTTAATTCAAGTTGAAGAAGTATCTCAAACGTTATGTAGTAAAAATGAAATccataatgaagaagaaaaatgttttaaaaaggaacatgAAAACCTAAAGCCATTACTAGAACAAAAAGAATCTGAGTTGCAAGATTTGAGAGCAGAGTTGAGATCTTTAAAG GATTCCTTAGGGAAATCACCTTCTGTAGAAAGTGATCAACTGTCTTCAGTAAAAGAGCTGGAAGAAAAAATAG gaaatctggaaaaagaatgcaaagagaaggaggagaaaataaataagataaaattagtTGCCGTGAAGGCAAAGAAAGAACTAGATTCCAGCAGAAAGGAG GTCCAGACTGTACGGGAAGAACTTGAATCTGTTCGGTCAGAAAAGGACCAGTTGTCTGCTTCTATGAGAGAGCTCATTCAAGGAGCAGAAAGCTATAag AATCTTTTACTAGAATATGATAAGCAGTCGGAGCAGTTGGATGTGGAAAAAGAACGTGCTAATAGTTTTGAGCATCACATTGAAGACCTTACAAGACAATTAAGAAATTTGACTTTTCAG TGTGAAAAATTAAATTCTGATAATGAAGATCTCCTGGCTCGTATTGAAACATTACAGTCTAATGCCAAGTTATTAGAAGTACAGATTTTAGAAGTCCAGAAAGCCAAAGCAGTGGTAGACAAGGAATTGGACGCTGAGAAACTTCAGAAAGAGCAGAAGATAAAG gaacaTGCCAGTACTGTGAATGAACTTGAAGAACTTCAGGTACaacttcaaaaggaaaagaaacaacttCAGAAAACCATGCAAGAATTAGAGCTggttaaaaag GATGCCCAACAAACCACATTGATGAATATGGAAATAGCTGATTATGAACGTTTGGTGAAAGAACTGAATCAAAAGTTAGCTAATAAAAACAGCAAGATAGAAGATTTggagcaagaaataaaaattcaaaaacagaaacaagaaaccctacaagaagaaataa CTTCACTACAGTCTTCAGTGCaacaatatgaagaaaaaaacaccaaaatcaaGCAATTGCTtgtgaaaaccaaaaaagaactgGCAGATTCAAAACAAGCA GAGACTGATCACTTAATACTTCAAGCATCTTTAAAGGGTGAGCTGGAGGCAAGCCAGCAGCAAGTGGAACTCTATAAA ATTCAGCTGGCTGAAATAACGTCTGAGAAACACAAAATCCACGAGCACCTGAAGACCTCTGTGGAGCAGCATCAGCGCACGGTGAGCGCATACCAGCAGAGGCTGACAGCACTGCAGGAAGAGAGCCGCGCTGCCAAG GCGGAACAAGCTACTATAACCTCTGAATTTGAGAGCTACAAAGTCCGAGTTCATAATGttctaaaacaacagaaaaataaatccgTGACTCAGGCTGAAACTGAAGGAGCCAAACAAGAAAG GGAACATCTGGAAATGCTGATTGACCAACTCAAAATCAAATTACAAGATAGCCAAAATAACTTACAGATTAATGTATGTGAACTTCAGACATTACAGTCTGAACATGATACCCTGCTAGAAAGGCACAACAAGATGCTGCAGGAAACCGTGTCGAAAGAGGCGGAACTCCGGGAAAA GTTATGTTCAATACAATCAGAGAACATGATGGTGAAGTCTGAACATGCACAGACTGTGAGTCAACTAACGTCCCAAAATGAGGCCCTTCGAAACAGTTTCCGAGACCAAGTGCGGCATCTACAGGAAGAGCACAGAAAGACAGTGGAGACTTTACAGCAGCAGCTGTCCAAGGTGGAGGCACAGCTCTTCCAGCTGAAGAATGAACCTCCCACAAGAA GCCCAGCTTCTTCCCACCAACCTTTGAAGAACCTTCGAGACAGAAGAAATGCAGACCTCCCACTTTTTGACATGCACACCGTGACCCGGGAAGAGGGGGAAGGGATGGAGACAACTGACACGGAGTCTGTGTCTTccaccagcacacacacacagtctttaGAGCAGCTCCTTAACTCTCCTGAAACTAAACTTG